The following proteins are encoded in a genomic region of Mustela erminea isolate mMusErm1 chromosome 3, mMusErm1.Pri, whole genome shotgun sequence:
- the RNF44 gene encoding RING finger protein 44 isoform X2 yields MTHLAVLDREQRSQRVAWRPKGCEPWPSPSTPLPPLMRPWALAVTRWPPSAPVGQRRFSVGPSTTPGQLRGSPSREGPLASLPAQDERLPSQQPPPRPPHLPVEEHRASAPAGRSPRMLHPASQQSPFMVDLHEQVHQGPVPLSYTVTTVTTQGFPLPTSQHIPGCSAQQLPACSVMFSGQHYPLCCLPPPLIQACTMQQLPVPYQAYPHLISSDHYILHPPPPAPHPQPAHMAPLGQFVSLQAQHPRMPLQRLDNDVDLRGDQHPLGSFTYSTSAPGPALSPSVPLHYLPHDPLHQELSFGVPYSHVMPRRLSTQRYRLQQPLPPPPPPPPPPPYYPSFLPYFLSMLPMSPTAMGPTISLDLDVDDVEMENYEALLNLAERLGDAKPRGLTKADIEQLPSYRFNPDSHQSEQTLCVVCFSDFEARQLLRVLPCNHEFHTKCVDKWLKANRTCPICRADASEVPREAE; encoded by the exons GGTTGTgagccctggcccagcccctccACCCCTCTGCCACCCCTGATGCGACCATGGGCTCTGGCAGTGACTAGGTGGCCACCCTCTGCCCCTGTGGGTCAGCGGCGATTCTCTGTAGGACCCAGCACTACCCCGGGCCAGCTCCGGGGAAG CCCCAGCCGCGAGGGCCCCCTGGCCAGCCTGCCTGCCCAGGATGAGCGCTTACCCTCCCAGCAGCCTCCACCCCGACCACCACACCTCCCTGTAGAGGAGCACCGAGCCTCGGCTCCTGCCGGCAGGAGCCCCCGAATGCTGCACCCAGCCTCCCAACAGAGCCCGTTCATGGTTGATCTCCACGAGCAG GTGCACCAGGGACCTGTCCCTCTGTCCTACACAGTCACGACAGTGACGACCCAAGGCTTTCCCTTGCCTACAAGCCAACACATCCCTGGCTGCAGTGCCCAGCAGCTCCCAGCATGCTCCGTGATGTTCAGCGGGCAGCACTaccccctctgctgcctcccacccccg CTGATCCAGGCGTGTACCATGCAGCAGCTCCCCGTGCCCTATCAGGCCTACCCTCACCTCATCTCCAGTGACCACTACATCCTGCATCCCCCACCGccagccccacacccccagcctgCCCACATGGCACCTCTTGGGCAGTTTGTATCGCTGCAGGCCCAGCACCCGCGGATG CCTCTGCAGCGGCTTGACAACGATGTGGACCTGCGGGGGGACCAGCACCCCTTGGGGAGCTTCACCTACTCCAcctctgccccaggcccagccctgtccccatCTGTGCCCCTGCACTACCTGCCCCACGATCCACTGCACCAGGAGCTGTCCTTCGGTGTG CCATATTCCCACGTGATGCCACGGAGACTGAGCACTCAGAGATACCGCCTGCAACAGCcgctgcccccaccacccccaccgccacccccgcCACCGTATTACCCCAGCTTCCTGCCCTACTTCCT CTCGATGCTGCCAATGTCACCAACAGCAATGGGGCCCACCATCAGCCTGGATCTCGATGTGGATGACGTGGAGATGGAGAACTATGAG GCCCTCTTGAACCTGGCAGAGCGGCTAGGAGATGCCAAGCCCCGAGGCCTCACCAAAGCGGACATCGAGCAGCTCCCATCGTACCGCTTTAACCCAGACAGCCATCAGTCAGAGCAGACACT GTGTGTTGTCTGCTTCAGTGACTTCGAGGCACGGCAGCTGCTGCGAGTCCTCCCCTGCAACCATGAGTTCCACACCAAGTGTGTTGACAAGTGGTTAAAG GCTAACCGGACGTGTCCCATTTGCCGGGCCGATGCCTCCGAGGTGCCCAGGGAGGCTGAGTGA
- the RNF44 gene encoding RING finger protein 44 isoform X1: MTHLAVLDREQRSQRVAWRPKGCEPWPSPSTPLPPLMRPWALAVTRWPPSAPVGQRRFSVGPSTTPGQLRGSPTGASSLWCSPSREGPLASLPAQDERLPSQQPPPRPPHLPVEEHRASAPAGRSPRMLHPASQQSPFMVDLHEQVHQGPVPLSYTVTTVTTQGFPLPTSQHIPGCSAQQLPACSVMFSGQHYPLCCLPPPLIQACTMQQLPVPYQAYPHLISSDHYILHPPPPAPHPQPAHMAPLGQFVSLQAQHPRMPLQRLDNDVDLRGDQHPLGSFTYSTSAPGPALSPSVPLHYLPHDPLHQELSFGVPYSHVMPRRLSTQRYRLQQPLPPPPPPPPPPPYYPSFLPYFLSMLPMSPTAMGPTISLDLDVDDVEMENYEALLNLAERLGDAKPRGLTKADIEQLPSYRFNPDSHQSEQTLCVVCFSDFEARQLLRVLPCNHEFHTKCVDKWLKANRTCPICRADASEVPREAE; this comes from the exons GGTTGTgagccctggcccagcccctccACCCCTCTGCCACCCCTGATGCGACCATGGGCTCTGGCAGTGACTAGGTGGCCACCCTCTGCCCCTGTGGGTCAGCGGCGATTCTCTGTAGGACCCAGCACTACCCCGGGCCAGCTCCGGGGAAG TCCTACTGGGGCCTCCTCTCTGTGGTGCAGCCCCAGCCGCGAGGGCCCCCTGGCCAGCCTGCCTGCCCAGGATGAGCGCTTACCCTCCCAGCAGCCTCCACCCCGACCACCACACCTCCCTGTAGAGGAGCACCGAGCCTCGGCTCCTGCCGGCAGGAGCCCCCGAATGCTGCACCCAGCCTCCCAACAGAGCCCGTTCATGGTTGATCTCCACGAGCAG GTGCACCAGGGACCTGTCCCTCTGTCCTACACAGTCACGACAGTGACGACCCAAGGCTTTCCCTTGCCTACAAGCCAACACATCCCTGGCTGCAGTGCCCAGCAGCTCCCAGCATGCTCCGTGATGTTCAGCGGGCAGCACTaccccctctgctgcctcccacccccg CTGATCCAGGCGTGTACCATGCAGCAGCTCCCCGTGCCCTATCAGGCCTACCCTCACCTCATCTCCAGTGACCACTACATCCTGCATCCCCCACCGccagccccacacccccagcctgCCCACATGGCACCTCTTGGGCAGTTTGTATCGCTGCAGGCCCAGCACCCGCGGATG CCTCTGCAGCGGCTTGACAACGATGTGGACCTGCGGGGGGACCAGCACCCCTTGGGGAGCTTCACCTACTCCAcctctgccccaggcccagccctgtccccatCTGTGCCCCTGCACTACCTGCCCCACGATCCACTGCACCAGGAGCTGTCCTTCGGTGTG CCATATTCCCACGTGATGCCACGGAGACTGAGCACTCAGAGATACCGCCTGCAACAGCcgctgcccccaccacccccaccgccacccccgcCACCGTATTACCCCAGCTTCCTGCCCTACTTCCT CTCGATGCTGCCAATGTCACCAACAGCAATGGGGCCCACCATCAGCCTGGATCTCGATGTGGATGACGTGGAGATGGAGAACTATGAG GCCCTCTTGAACCTGGCAGAGCGGCTAGGAGATGCCAAGCCCCGAGGCCTCACCAAAGCGGACATCGAGCAGCTCCCATCGTACCGCTTTAACCCAGACAGCCATCAGTCAGAGCAGACACT GTGTGTTGTCTGCTTCAGTGACTTCGAGGCACGGCAGCTGCTGCGAGTCCTCCCCTGCAACCATGAGTTCCACACCAAGTGTGTTGACAAGTGGTTAAAG GCTAACCGGACGTGTCCCATTTGCCGGGCCGATGCCTCCGAGGTGCCCAGGGAGGCTGAGTGA
- the RNF44 gene encoding RING finger protein 44 isoform X3, translated as MRPWALAVTRWPPSAPVGQRRFSVGPSTTPGQLRGSPTGASSLWCSPSREGPLASLPAQDERLPSQQPPPRPPHLPVEEHRASAPAGRSPRMLHPASQQSPFMVDLHEQVHQGPVPLSYTVTTVTTQGFPLPTSQHIPGCSAQQLPACSVMFSGQHYPLCCLPPPLIQACTMQQLPVPYQAYPHLISSDHYILHPPPPAPHPQPAHMAPLGQFVSLQAQHPRMPLQRLDNDVDLRGDQHPLGSFTYSTSAPGPALSPSVPLHYLPHDPLHQELSFGVPYSHVMPRRLSTQRYRLQQPLPPPPPPPPPPPYYPSFLPYFLSMLPMSPTAMGPTISLDLDVDDVEMENYEALLNLAERLGDAKPRGLTKADIEQLPSYRFNPDSHQSEQTLCVVCFSDFEARQLLRVLPCNHEFHTKCVDKWLKANRTCPICRADASEVPREAE; from the exons ATGCGACCATGGGCTCTGGCAGTGACTAGGTGGCCACCCTCTGCCCCTGTGGGTCAGCGGCGATTCTCTGTAGGACCCAGCACTACCCCGGGCCAGCTCCGGGGAAG TCCTACTGGGGCCTCCTCTCTGTGGTGCAGCCCCAGCCGCGAGGGCCCCCTGGCCAGCCTGCCTGCCCAGGATGAGCGCTTACCCTCCCAGCAGCCTCCACCCCGACCACCACACCTCCCTGTAGAGGAGCACCGAGCCTCGGCTCCTGCCGGCAGGAGCCCCCGAATGCTGCACCCAGCCTCCCAACAGAGCCCGTTCATGGTTGATCTCCACGAGCAG GTGCACCAGGGACCTGTCCCTCTGTCCTACACAGTCACGACAGTGACGACCCAAGGCTTTCCCTTGCCTACAAGCCAACACATCCCTGGCTGCAGTGCCCAGCAGCTCCCAGCATGCTCCGTGATGTTCAGCGGGCAGCACTaccccctctgctgcctcccacccccg CTGATCCAGGCGTGTACCATGCAGCAGCTCCCCGTGCCCTATCAGGCCTACCCTCACCTCATCTCCAGTGACCACTACATCCTGCATCCCCCACCGccagccccacacccccagcctgCCCACATGGCACCTCTTGGGCAGTTTGTATCGCTGCAGGCCCAGCACCCGCGGATG CCTCTGCAGCGGCTTGACAACGATGTGGACCTGCGGGGGGACCAGCACCCCTTGGGGAGCTTCACCTACTCCAcctctgccccaggcccagccctgtccccatCTGTGCCCCTGCACTACCTGCCCCACGATCCACTGCACCAGGAGCTGTCCTTCGGTGTG CCATATTCCCACGTGATGCCACGGAGACTGAGCACTCAGAGATACCGCCTGCAACAGCcgctgcccccaccacccccaccgccacccccgcCACCGTATTACCCCAGCTTCCTGCCCTACTTCCT CTCGATGCTGCCAATGTCACCAACAGCAATGGGGCCCACCATCAGCCTGGATCTCGATGTGGATGACGTGGAGATGGAGAACTATGAG GCCCTCTTGAACCTGGCAGAGCGGCTAGGAGATGCCAAGCCCCGAGGCCTCACCAAAGCGGACATCGAGCAGCTCCCATCGTACCGCTTTAACCCAGACAGCCATCAGTCAGAGCAGACACT GTGTGTTGTCTGCTTCAGTGACTTCGAGGCACGGCAGCTGCTGCGAGTCCTCCCCTGCAACCATGAGTTCCACACCAAGTGTGTTGACAAGTGGTTAAAG GCTAACCGGACGTGTCCCATTTGCCGGGCCGATGCCTCCGAGGTGCCCAGGGAGGCTGAGTGA
- the RNF44 gene encoding RING finger protein 44 isoform X4 — protein sequence MLHPASQQSPFMVDLHEQVHQGPVPLSYTVTTVTTQGFPLPTSQHIPGCSAQQLPACSVMFSGQHYPLCCLPPPLIQACTMQQLPVPYQAYPHLISSDHYILHPPPPAPHPQPAHMAPLGQFVSLQAQHPRMPLQRLDNDVDLRGDQHPLGSFTYSTSAPGPALSPSVPLHYLPHDPLHQELSFGVPYSHVMPRRLSTQRYRLQQPLPPPPPPPPPPPYYPSFLPYFLSMLPMSPTAMGPTISLDLDVDDVEMENYEALLNLAERLGDAKPRGLTKADIEQLPSYRFNPDSHQSEQTLCVVCFSDFEARQLLRVLPCNHEFHTKCVDKWLKANRTCPICRADASEVPREAE from the exons ATGCTGCACCCAGCCTCCCAACAGAGCCCGTTCATGGTTGATCTCCACGAGCAG GTGCACCAGGGACCTGTCCCTCTGTCCTACACAGTCACGACAGTGACGACCCAAGGCTTTCCCTTGCCTACAAGCCAACACATCCCTGGCTGCAGTGCCCAGCAGCTCCCAGCATGCTCCGTGATGTTCAGCGGGCAGCACTaccccctctgctgcctcccacccccg CTGATCCAGGCGTGTACCATGCAGCAGCTCCCCGTGCCCTATCAGGCCTACCCTCACCTCATCTCCAGTGACCACTACATCCTGCATCCCCCACCGccagccccacacccccagcctgCCCACATGGCACCTCTTGGGCAGTTTGTATCGCTGCAGGCCCAGCACCCGCGGATG CCTCTGCAGCGGCTTGACAACGATGTGGACCTGCGGGGGGACCAGCACCCCTTGGGGAGCTTCACCTACTCCAcctctgccccaggcccagccctgtccccatCTGTGCCCCTGCACTACCTGCCCCACGATCCACTGCACCAGGAGCTGTCCTTCGGTGTG CCATATTCCCACGTGATGCCACGGAGACTGAGCACTCAGAGATACCGCCTGCAACAGCcgctgcccccaccacccccaccgccacccccgcCACCGTATTACCCCAGCTTCCTGCCCTACTTCCT CTCGATGCTGCCAATGTCACCAACAGCAATGGGGCCCACCATCAGCCTGGATCTCGATGTGGATGACGTGGAGATGGAGAACTATGAG GCCCTCTTGAACCTGGCAGAGCGGCTAGGAGATGCCAAGCCCCGAGGCCTCACCAAAGCGGACATCGAGCAGCTCCCATCGTACCGCTTTAACCCAGACAGCCATCAGTCAGAGCAGACACT GTGTGTTGTCTGCTTCAGTGACTTCGAGGCACGGCAGCTGCTGCGAGTCCTCCCCTGCAACCATGAGTTCCACACCAAGTGTGTTGACAAGTGGTTAAAG GCTAACCGGACGTGTCCCATTTGCCGGGCCGATGCCTCCGAGGTGCCCAGGGAGGCTGAGTGA
- the FAF2 gene encoding FAS-associated factor 2 isoform X2, which yields MSIKAAVQDRLNEQEGVPSVFNPPPSRPLQVNTADHRIYSYVVSRPQPRGLLGWGYYLIMLPFRFTYYTILDIFRFALRFIRPDPRSRVTDPVGDIVSFMHSFEEKYGRAHPVFYQGTYSQALNDAKRELRFLLVYLHGDDHQDSDEFCRNTLCSPEVISLINTRMLFWACSTNKPEGYRVSQALRENTYPFLAMIMLKDRRMTVVGRLEGLIQPDDLINQLTFIMDANQTYLVSERLEREERNQTQVLRQQQDEAYLASLRADQEKERKKREERERKRRKEEEVQAAKVAEERRRRNLQEEKERKLECLPPEPSPDDPESVKIIFKLPNDSRVGETIPLSQSLTVIHDFLFSLKESPEKFQIEANFPRRVLPCIPSEEWPNPPTLQEAGLSHTEVLFVQDLTDE from the exons ATGTCTATAAAG gcTGCTGTACAGGACCGATTGAATGAGCAAGAAGGTGTACCAAGTGTTTTCAACCCACCTCCATCCCGACCTCTGCAAGTTAATACAGCTGACCACAGGATCTACAGCTATGTTGTCTCAAGACCACAACCAAGG GGGCTGCTTGGATGGGGTTATTACTTGATAATGCTTCCATTCCGGTTTACCTATTACACAATACTTGATATATTTAG GTTTGCTCTTCGTTTTATACGGCCTGACCCTCGCAGCCGGGTCACTGACCCCGTTGGGGACATTGTTTCATTTATGCACTCTTTTGAAGAGAAATATGGGAGGGCACACCCTGTCTTCTACCAGGGAACGTACAGCCAG GCACTTAATGATGCCAAGCGGGAGCTTCGCTTCCTTTTGGTTTATCTTCATGGAGATGATCACCAGGACTCTGATGAGTTCTGTCG CAACACACTCTGTTCACCGGAAGTCATTTCCCTGATTAACACTAGGATGCTGTTCTGGGCGTGTTCCACAAATAAACCTGAGGGCTACAGGG TCTCACAGGCTTTACGAGAGAACACCTACCCATTCCTGGCCATGATTATGCTGAAGGATCGGAGAATGACTGTGGTGGGACGGCTAGAAGGCCTCATTCAACCCGATGACCTCATTAACCAGCTTACATTTATCATGGATGCAAACCAGACTTACCTGGTGTCAGAACGCCTTGAAAGG GAAGAACGAAACCAGACCCAAGTGTTGAGACAACAGCAGGATGAGGCCTACCTGGCCTCTCTCAGGGCTgaccaggagaaagaaaggaagaaacggGAGGAGCGGGAACGGAAGCGGCGGAAGGAAGAGGAGGTGCAGGCAGCAAAAGTAGCAGAGGAGAGACGTCGGCG GAATTtacaagaggaaaaggaaaggaagttggAGTGCCTGCCCCCGGAGCCTTCCCCTGATGACCCTGAAAGTGTCAAGATCATTTTCAAATTACCTAATGATTCTCGAGTAGGAGAGACGATTCCACTTTCACAGTCTCTAACA GTAATCCATGACTTCTTATTTTCCTTGAAAGAAAGCCCGGAAAAGTTTCAGATTGAAGCCAACTTTCCCCGGCGGGTGCTGCCCTGCATCCCTTCAGAGGAGTGGCCCAACCCCCCAACATTGCAGGAGGCCGGACTCAGCCACACAGAAGTTCTCTTTGTTCAGGACCTAACAGATGAATga
- the FAF2 gene encoding FAS-associated factor 2 isoform X1 → MAAPEERDLTQEQTEKLLQFQDLTGIESMDQCRHTLEQHNWNIEAAVQDRLNEQEGVPSVFNPPPSRPLQVNTADHRIYSYVVSRPQPRGLLGWGYYLIMLPFRFTYYTILDIFRFALRFIRPDPRSRVTDPVGDIVSFMHSFEEKYGRAHPVFYQGTYSQALNDAKRELRFLLVYLHGDDHQDSDEFCRNTLCSPEVISLINTRMLFWACSTNKPEGYRVSQALRENTYPFLAMIMLKDRRMTVVGRLEGLIQPDDLINQLTFIMDANQTYLVSERLEREERNQTQVLRQQQDEAYLASLRADQEKERKKREERERKRRKEEEVQAAKVAEERRRRNLQEEKERKLECLPPEPSPDDPESVKIIFKLPNDSRVGETIPLSQSLTVIHDFLFSLKESPEKFQIEANFPRRVLPCIPSEEWPNPPTLQEAGLSHTEVLFVQDLTDE, encoded by the exons gcTGCTGTACAGGACCGATTGAATGAGCAAGAAGGTGTACCAAGTGTTTTCAACCCACCTCCATCCCGACCTCTGCAAGTTAATACAGCTGACCACAGGATCTACAGCTATGTTGTCTCAAGACCACAACCAAGG GGGCTGCTTGGATGGGGTTATTACTTGATAATGCTTCCATTCCGGTTTACCTATTACACAATACTTGATATATTTAG GTTTGCTCTTCGTTTTATACGGCCTGACCCTCGCAGCCGGGTCACTGACCCCGTTGGGGACATTGTTTCATTTATGCACTCTTTTGAAGAGAAATATGGGAGGGCACACCCTGTCTTCTACCAGGGAACGTACAGCCAG GCACTTAATGATGCCAAGCGGGAGCTTCGCTTCCTTTTGGTTTATCTTCATGGAGATGATCACCAGGACTCTGATGAGTTCTGTCG CAACACACTCTGTTCACCGGAAGTCATTTCCCTGATTAACACTAGGATGCTGTTCTGGGCGTGTTCCACAAATAAACCTGAGGGCTACAGGG TCTCACAGGCTTTACGAGAGAACACCTACCCATTCCTGGCCATGATTATGCTGAAGGATCGGAGAATGACTGTGGTGGGACGGCTAGAAGGCCTCATTCAACCCGATGACCTCATTAACCAGCTTACATTTATCATGGATGCAAACCAGACTTACCTGGTGTCAGAACGCCTTGAAAGG GAAGAACGAAACCAGACCCAAGTGTTGAGACAACAGCAGGATGAGGCCTACCTGGCCTCTCTCAGGGCTgaccaggagaaagaaaggaagaaacggGAGGAGCGGGAACGGAAGCGGCGGAAGGAAGAGGAGGTGCAGGCAGCAAAAGTAGCAGAGGAGAGACGTCGGCG GAATTtacaagaggaaaaggaaaggaagttggAGTGCCTGCCCCCGGAGCCTTCCCCTGATGACCCTGAAAGTGTCAAGATCATTTTCAAATTACCTAATGATTCTCGAGTAGGAGAGACGATTCCACTTTCACAGTCTCTAACA GTAATCCATGACTTCTTATTTTCCTTGAAAGAAAGCCCGGAAAAGTTTCAGATTGAAGCCAACTTTCCCCGGCGGGTGCTGCCCTGCATCCCTTCAGAGGAGTGGCCCAACCCCCCAACATTGCAGGAGGCCGGACTCAGCCACACAGAAGTTCTCTTTGTTCAGGACCTAACAGATGAATga